A stretch of Pseudomonas taetrolens DNA encodes these proteins:
- a CDS encoding DUF1289 domain-containing protein, which translates to MIVTAPAKPAKPLYSNVSPAVASPCISTCRLDEHKVCLGCFRHVEDIREWRSADDQRRRVICEQARLRQSM; encoded by the coding sequence CTGATTGTGACTGCTCCTGCAAAACCCGCAAAACCGCTGTACAGCAACGTCAGTCCGGCAGTTGCATCGCCGTGCATCAGCACCTGCCGGCTGGATGAGCACAAAGTCTGCCTGGGCTGTTTTCGCCACGTCGAAGATATCCGCGAGTGGCGCTCGGCAGACGACCAGCGGCGCAGAGTCATTTGTGAGCAGGCCCGGCTCAGGCAATCGATGTAG
- the cyaY gene encoding iron donor protein CyaY: MSLNEARFHDLVDATQENLEDIFDNCDLDVDVENSAGILTVKFENGKALIFSRQAPLLQLWLAAPNGGFHFDYDEKRSAWKCDKSDELLSEMVERLTREHAGAELEFEEI; the protein is encoded by the coding sequence ATGAGTTTGAATGAAGCCCGTTTTCACGATCTGGTCGATGCCACCCAGGAAAACCTGGAAGACATCTTTGACAACTGCGACCTGGATGTCGATGTAGAGAACTCGGCCGGTATCCTTACGGTCAAGTTCGAAAATGGCAAAGCACTGATTTTCAGCCGTCAGGCCCCCTTGCTCCAGCTCTGGCTGGCGGCCCCCAATGGCGGTTTTCACTTCGATTACGATGAAAAACGCAGCGCGTGGAAGTGCGATAAAAGCGACGAACTGCTCAGCGAAATGGTTGAACGCCTGACCCGGGAACATGCGGGTGCTGAGCTGGAATTTGAAGAGATCTGA
- a CDS encoding TIGR02647 family protein — protein MSFTPELVAELEVLALFDLESTLEGLKIHQSADQKVVAAAQRLYEKDLINQPDGGYLTSLGRDAAEHVQGLLLILNSESRLGEKLAEIA, from the coding sequence ATGTCGTTTACCCCTGAGTTGGTTGCCGAACTGGAAGTCCTTGCACTGTTTGACTTGGAAAGTACTCTGGAGGGCCTGAAAATCCATCAATCCGCCGACCAAAAAGTCGTTGCGGCAGCCCAGCGTCTCTATGAAAAAGATCTGATCAACCAGCCCGATGGTGGCTACCTGACGAGCCTGGGCCGTGATGCGGCCGAGCATGTACAGGGCCTGCTGCTGATTCTCAACTCTGAGTCCCGGTTGGGTGAAAAACTGGCAGAGATCGCTTAA
- a CDS encoding sulfate ABC transporter substrate-binding protein produces the protein MSLRRYALAALASAIFAGSAVAKDYELLNVSYDPTRELYQDYNAEFTQFWKQSHPDDTVKIQQSHGGSGKQARGVIDGLRADVVTLALAGDIDEISKLGKSLPANWQTRLPQASTPYTSTIVFLVRKGNPKGIKDWGDLTKEGVSVITPNPKTSGGARWNFLAAYAYGLKANGGDEGKAKEYVKNLFKHVPVLDTGARGSTITFVNNGQGDVLLAWENEAFLALKEDGGGDKFDIIVPSLSILAEPPVAVVDKNADKKGNAEIAKAYLEHLYSPAGQEIAAKNFYRPRDEKVAAKYAEQFPKLDLVTIDKDFGGWKTAQPKFFNDGGVFDQIYQAQ, from the coding sequence ATGTCCCTACGCCGTTACGCTTTGGCCGCGCTGGCCAGTGCCATTTTTGCTGGCTCCGCTGTGGCCAAAGATTACGAACTACTCAACGTTTCCTACGATCCGACCCGCGAGCTGTATCAGGATTACAACGCTGAATTCACCCAATTCTGGAAGCAAAGCCACCCGGACGACACCGTCAAAATCCAGCAATCCCACGGGGGCTCCGGCAAGCAGGCACGCGGTGTGATCGACGGGCTGCGGGCAGATGTCGTGACTCTGGCGCTGGCCGGTGACATCGACGAAATCTCCAAGCTGGGCAAGTCACTGCCGGCAAACTGGCAAACCCGCCTCCCGCAAGCCAGCACACCCTACACCTCGACCATCGTGTTCCTGGTTCGCAAAGGCAACCCTAAAGGCATCAAGGATTGGGGCGACCTGACCAAAGAGGGTGTGTCTGTCATTACACCCAACCCTAAGACCAGCGGCGGCGCACGCTGGAACTTCCTGGCCGCTTACGCCTATGGCCTCAAAGCCAACGGCGGCGACGAAGGAAAAGCCAAGGAATACGTTAAAAACCTGTTCAAACATGTTCCCGTTCTGGACACCGGTGCCCGGGGTTCGACCATCACCTTTGTCAACAACGGCCAGGGTGACGTATTGCTGGCCTGGGAAAATGAAGCCTTCCTGGCCCTTAAAGAAGACGGGGGCGGCGACAAGTTCGACATCATCGTGCCTTCGCTGTCGATTCTGGCCGAGCCTCCAGTGGCCGTGGTCGACAAAAATGCTGATAAAAAGGGCAACGCCGAGATCGCCAAGGCTTACCTTGAACATTTGTACAGCCCGGCCGGTCAGGAGATCGCAGCCAAAAACTTTTACCGCCCTCGTGACGAAAAAGTGGCGGCAAAATATGCAGAGCAATTTCCAAAGCTGGACCTCGTGACTATCGACAAAGACTTCGGCGGCTGGAAGACTGCGCAACCGAAATTTTTCAATGACGGTGGCGTGTTCGACCAGATCTACCAGGCGCAATAA
- the lysA gene encoding diaminopimelate decarboxylase, whose product MDAFNYRDGELFAEGVALTAIAERFGTPTYVYSRAHIEAQYNAYADALNGTPHLVCFAVKANSNLGVLNVLARLGAGFDIVSRGELERVLAAGGSADKIVFSGVGKTRDDMRRALEVGVHCFNVESTDELERLQEVAAGLGVRAPVSLRVNPDVDAGTHPYISTGLKENKFGIAIADAEDVYIRAAQLPNLEVVGVDCHIGSQLTTLEPFIDALDRLLALIDRLGDCGIYLRHIDLGGGLGVRYRDEEPPLAADYIKAVRERIDGRDLALVFEPGRFIVANAGVLLTRVEYLKHTEHKDFAIVDAAMNDLIRPALYQAWMDVTAVRPRDTETRTYDIVGPICETGDFLAKDRQLALAEGDFLAVHSAGAYGFVMSSNYNTRGRAAEILVDGDQAFEVRRRETIAELFAGESLLAE is encoded by the coding sequence ATGGACGCTTTTAATTACCGGGACGGCGAGCTGTTCGCCGAAGGTGTAGCGCTGACGGCTATCGCCGAGCGTTTTGGCACACCGACATATGTCTATTCCCGGGCGCACATCGAAGCGCAATACAACGCCTACGCCGATGCCCTGAACGGTACGCCGCATCTGGTCTGTTTTGCGGTCAAGGCCAACTCCAACCTGGGTGTACTCAATGTCCTGGCGCGCTTGGGCGCTGGTTTCGACATCGTGTCCCGTGGTGAACTTGAGCGTGTACTGGCCGCTGGCGGTTCGGCAGACAAAATCGTGTTTTCAGGTGTTGGCAAGACGCGCGACGACATGCGCCGTGCCCTGGAAGTCGGGGTTCACTGTTTTAACGTTGAATCCACCGATGAGCTGGAGCGCCTGCAAGAGGTCGCCGCCGGGCTGGGCGTTCGTGCGCCGGTCTCGTTGCGGGTCAACCCGGACGTCGATGCGGGCACGCACCCGTACATCTCCACCGGCCTCAAGGAAAACAAGTTCGGTATTGCCATCGCCGATGCCGAAGATGTGTACATCCGTGCTGCGCAGTTGCCGAACCTCGAAGTGGTGGGCGTCGATTGCCATATCGGTTCGCAATTGACCACCCTTGAGCCGTTCATCGATGCACTCGATCGCCTGCTGGCGCTGATCGACCGTTTGGGTGATTGCGGTATTTACCTGCGTCACATCGATCTGGGTGGTGGCCTGGGCGTCCGTTATCGTGACGAAGAGCCGCCACTGGCTGCGGATTACATCAAGGCTGTGCGCGAGCGCATCGACGGTCGTGATCTGGCACTGGTGTTTGAGCCGGGCCGTTTTATTGTGGCCAATGCGGGCGTCCTGCTGACCCGGGTCGAGTACCTCAAGCACACCGAACACAAAGACTTCGCCATTGTTGATGCGGCGATGAACGATCTGATTCGCCCGGCGTTGTATCAGGCCTGGATGGACGTGACCGCGGTTCGCCCGCGCGACACCGAAACACGTACTTACGATATCGTTGGGCCGATTTGCGAAACGGGCGATTTCCTGGCCAAGGACCGTCAACTGGCGCTGGCCGAAGGTGATTTTCTGGCCGTGCATTCGGCGGGTGCCTATGGTTTTGTCATGAGCTCGAACTACAACACCCGTGGCCGCGCCGCCGAAATTCTGGTGGACGGTGATCAAGCGTTTGAAGTGCGTCGTCGCGAGACCATCGCCGAGTTGTTTGCTGGCGAAAGCCTGCTGGCGGAGTAA
- the rnk gene encoding nucleoside diphosphate kinase regulator: MSTTPSIILTRLDVQRLERLIDSLDESTPGIAALQAELDRAETIVGHEEIPSGVVTMNSRVHCREQSSGKDYHLTLVYPKDANADEGKVSILAPVGSALLGLQVGQHINWPAPGGKTLKLELVEVEYQPEAAGDFNL; the protein is encoded by the coding sequence ATGAGCACTACACCTTCCATCATCCTCACTCGCCTGGACGTACAGCGTCTGGAGCGCTTGATCGACAGCCTGGACGAATCGACTCCTGGCATTGCCGCGCTGCAAGCCGAACTCGATCGGGCCGAAACCATCGTCGGCCACGAAGAAATCCCGTCGGGCGTCGTGACCATGAACTCGCGTGTACATTGCCGTGAACAAAGTAGCGGCAAGGACTACCACCTGACGCTGGTGTACCCGAAAGACGCCAATGCCGATGAAGGCAAGGTCTCGATTCTGGCACCTGTGGGCAGCGCACTTCTGGGTTTGCAGGTCGGCCAACACATCAACTGGCCAGCACCGGGTGGCAAAACCCTGAAGCTGGAGTTGGTAGAAGTCGAATACCAGCCTGAAGCAGCTGGCGACTTCAACCTTTAA
- the oscA gene encoding sulfur starvation response protein OscA: protein MSASLRSVDGQDEATILREIQSALRDLRFGAVEITVHNAQVVQIERKEKFRLQNPGQKNT, encoded by the coding sequence ATGAGCGCATCCCTGCGTAGCGTTGACGGTCAGGACGAAGCCACCATTCTGCGGGAAATCCAGAGCGCGCTTCGAGATCTGCGCTTTGGTGCCGTAGAAATCACCGTCCACAACGCCCAAGTGGTTCAAATCGAACGCAAAGAAAAATTCCGGTTGCAGAACCCAGGCCAGAAGAACACCTGA
- the lptM gene encoding LPS translocon maturation chaperone LptM, with protein MKRLISSIAALVAVACLVSACGQKGPLYLPDDSQSPEDQAKSSQSQSHKHQ; from the coding sequence ATGAAGCGCCTGATCTCTTCTATTGCTGCGCTCGTCGCGGTCGCCTGCCTTGTTTCTGCCTGTGGTCAAAAAGGACCGCTGTATCTGCCTGATGACAGCCAATCCCCTGAAGACCAAGCGAAGTCGTCGCAATCGCAATCGCACAAGCACCAATAA
- the dapF gene encoding diaminopimelate epimerase, with protein sequence MLLRFTKMHGLGNDFMVLDLVSQHAHILPKHAKQWGDRHTGVGFDQLLIVEAPSNPEVDFRYRIFNSDGSEVEQCGNGARCFARFVLDKRLTTKRQIKVETKSGIIELNVRSDGQISVDMGPPRLVPADIPFVADAQALSYEVDVDGQRVELAAVSMGNPHAVLRVDDINAAPVHELGPKIEHHPRFPARVNVGFLHVIDRQRGQLRVWERGAGETQACGTGACAAAVAAISQGWMDSPLILDLPGGRLSIEWEGPGHSVIMTGPAMRVYEGQVRL encoded by the coding sequence ATGTTGCTGCGTTTTACTAAAATGCACGGTCTGGGCAATGACTTCATGGTGCTCGACCTGGTCAGCCAGCACGCGCATATTTTGCCCAAGCACGCCAAACAATGGGGTGATCGGCACACGGGCGTCGGTTTTGACCAGCTATTGATTGTCGAGGCACCGAGTAACCCGGAAGTGGATTTCCGTTATCGGATCTTCAACTCCGACGGTTCGGAAGTTGAGCAATGTGGCAACGGTGCGCGATGTTTTGCGCGCTTTGTGCTCGACAAGCGTTTAACCACCAAGCGCCAGATCAAGGTCGAAACCAAAAGCGGCATCATCGAGCTCAATGTGCGCAGTGATGGGCAAATCAGTGTCGACATGGGGCCGCCCCGTCTGGTTCCGGCTGACATTCCGTTTGTGGCCGATGCTCAAGCCTTGAGTTATGAGGTAGACGTCGACGGTCAGCGCGTCGAGCTGGCTGCCGTATCAATGGGCAATCCGCATGCGGTACTGCGTGTGGACGATATCAATGCCGCACCGGTGCATGAGCTGGGCCCGAAAATCGAGCATCACCCGCGCTTTCCGGCACGGGTCAATGTCGGTTTTTTGCATGTGATCGACCGTCAGCGCGGGCAGCTGCGTGTCTGGGAACGCGGTGCCGGGGAAACCCAGGCCTGCGGTACTGGCGCCTGTGCCGCCGCGGTGGCTGCCATCAGTCAAGGCTGGATGGACTCGCCACTGATCCTTGATCTACCCGGCGGCCGTTTGTCCATCGAGTGGGAAGGCCCAGGCCATTCCGTGATCATGACCGGCCCGGCGATGCGTGTTTACGAAGGACAAGTCCGTTTATGA
- the cysT gene encoding sulfate ABC transporter permease subunit CysT, with amino-acid sequence MSRRISPVIPGFGLTLGYTLVYLSLIVLIPLAAMFVHAAQLTWDQFWAIITAPRVLAALKLSFSTAFVAALINGVIGTVLAWVLVRYTFPGRKVIDAMIDLPFALPTAVAGIALTALYAPNGWIGQFAADLGFKIAYTPMGITLALTFVTLPFVVRTVQPVLADIPREVEEAAACLGAKPLQVFRYILMPALLPAWLTGFALAFARGVGEYGSVIFIAGNMPMKTEILPLLIMVKLDQYDYTGATAIGVMMLVVSFILLLLINLIQRRIETP; translated from the coding sequence ATGTCACGTCGTATCTCCCCCGTCATACCCGGCTTCGGGCTGACGCTGGGCTACACCTTGGTGTACCTCAGCCTGATTGTGCTTATTCCTCTGGCGGCGATGTTCGTGCATGCCGCTCAACTGACCTGGGACCAGTTCTGGGCCATCATCACCGCTCCCCGGGTTCTGGCCGCACTCAAACTGAGCTTTAGCACCGCCTTTGTCGCCGCGCTGATCAATGGCGTGATCGGTACCGTGCTGGCCTGGGTGCTGGTGCGCTATACCTTCCCGGGGCGCAAGGTCATCGATGCCATGATCGACCTGCCGTTTGCGTTGCCCACAGCAGTGGCCGGTATCGCACTGACCGCGCTGTATGCGCCCAACGGCTGGATCGGCCAGTTTGCTGCCGACCTGGGCTTCAAGATCGCCTACACCCCGATGGGCATCACCCTGGCACTGACATTCGTCACGCTGCCGTTTGTCGTGCGCACGGTGCAACCGGTATTGGCCGATATCCCGCGGGAAGTCGAAGAGGCCGCCGCCTGCCTGGGTGCCAAACCGCTGCAAGTATTCCGTTACATACTGATGCCGGCCTTGCTGCCTGCATGGCTGACCGGTTTTGCCCTGGCCTTTGCCCGGGGCGTCGGCGAATACGGTTCGGTGATTTTCATCGCCGGCAACATGCCGATGAAAACCGAGATCCTGCCGCTGCTGATCATGGTCAAGCTGGACCAGTACGACTACACCGGCGCCACCGCCATCGGCGTGATGATGCTGGTGGTTTCCTTCATCTTGCTGCTGCTGATCAACCTGATCCAGCGCCGCATCGAAACCCCTTGA